In Nostoc sp. UHCC 0926, a single genomic region encodes these proteins:
- a CDS encoding NAD(P)H dehydrogenase subunit NdhS — protein MILPGATVRVNNRADTYYRYEGLVQRVSDGKVAVLFEGGNWDKLVTFRLSELSLVETTAGRKKAK, from the coding sequence ATGATTCTGCCTGGAGCAACTGTTCGCGTCAACAATCGTGCAGATACCTATTACCGCTACGAAGGACTCGTGCAACGGGTGAGTGATGGCAAAGTAGCCGTATTATTTGAAGGTGGCAACTGGGATAAATTAGTTACCTTCCGCCTGAGCGAATTGTCACTCGTAGAGACCACAGCCGGACGTAAAAAAGCCAAATAA
- a CDS encoding LmeA family phospholipid-binding protein: MFGGLTGLQNPKGTDWGERMLNTVASQTIRHLFTQSESVEVFVRCYPSSKLLQGSIDSFKMSGRGLVIRRDFAVEEMSFETDAVAIDFGSVLSGKLSLKQPTQAIAQVILSEAGINQAFNAELVKKRLLNLSVPSLTALSGGEPVSFTEVQVQLLPENRLQLLAKADLNNGELVPLSMILTIGIERRRRVSFKDPKIELDQVPEAQREISQTLSLALVEILDNMVDLDRFDLDGVKMRLNRLETEGQKLIFSGYAEIERIPSSA; encoded by the coding sequence ATGTTCGGCGGACTTACTGGTTTACAAAATCCTAAAGGCACAGATTGGGGAGAGCGAATGCTCAATACAGTCGCCAGCCAAACGATTCGCCACCTGTTTACCCAAAGCGAGTCAGTAGAAGTTTTTGTGCGCTGCTATCCCTCCAGCAAACTGTTGCAAGGCAGCATTGATAGCTTCAAAATGAGCGGTCGTGGCTTGGTGATTCGGAGAGATTTCGCGGTAGAGGAGATGTCTTTTGAAACCGATGCGGTTGCCATTGACTTCGGCTCGGTTTTAAGTGGCAAACTCAGTCTCAAGCAACCCACTCAAGCGATCGCTCAAGTAATTCTATCAGAAGCAGGCATCAACCAAGCCTTTAATGCGGAACTGGTGAAAAAGCGTCTACTTAATCTCTCAGTACCATCACTGACGGCATTATCTGGCGGTGAACCAGTCTCCTTTACGGAAGTTCAGGTACAGCTATTACCTGAAAATCGCTTACAACTCTTAGCAAAAGCAGATTTAAACAATGGCGAACTTGTACCCCTGAGCATGATTCTAACTATAGGCATTGAAAGGCGGCGGCGAGTTTCTTTCAAAGATCCGAAAATTGAACTCGACCAAGTGCCAGAAGCCCAACGGGAAATCTCGCAAACCTTGAGCCTGGCACTGGTAGAAATTTTGGATAATATGGTTGATTTGGATCGCTTTGACCTCGATGGAGTGAAAATGCGGCTCAACCGATTAGAAACTGAAGGTCAAAAACTTATTTTCAGTGGATATGCTGAAATTGAGCGTATTCCAAGTAGCGCTTGA
- a CDS encoding competence/damage-inducible protein A, translating to MSAEIICVGTELLLGDILNGNAQFLAQQLAQLGIPHYYQTVVGDNPERLKQVIEIAISRAQILIFTGGLGPTPDDLTCETIADFFKVPLVERSDIIEDIIQKFGQRGRIMSPSNRKQALIPQGAEILPNPTGTAPGIIWQPRPEITIFTFPGVPSEMHPMWEETAVPFLKSQGWGKEIIYSRSLKFWGIGESALAEKVASYLKLPNPTVAPYAGKGEVRLRVSAKANSEAAAEALIAPIEKQIKEIAGLDFYGVNNDTLASVVGQLLLASKETLSVAESCTGGGLGQMLTEISGSSDYFWGGVISYDNSVKVGLLGVNPEDLDKFGAVSATVAEQMAIGVKNRLATTWGLSITGIAGPTGGTDTKPVGLVYVGLAGPKDEVASFEYQFGTVRGRNLIRHVSANAALDNLRRKLLTRSEEC from the coding sequence ATGAGTGCAGAAATTATTTGTGTTGGTACTGAACTGCTGCTAGGAGATATCCTCAACGGCAATGCTCAATTTTTGGCGCAACAATTAGCGCAACTAGGTATTCCCCACTACTATCAAACAGTGGTTGGGGATAATCCAGAACGGTTGAAGCAAGTTATAGAAATTGCTATTTCCAGAGCGCAAATTCTCATTTTCACTGGTGGACTCGGCCCGACACCAGACGACCTCACCTGCGAAACGATCGCTGATTTTTTTAAAGTCCCGTTGGTAGAACGCTCTGACATCATCGAAGACATAATCCAGAAATTCGGCCAACGTGGTCGGATTATGTCACCAAGTAACCGCAAGCAAGCTTTGATTCCCCAAGGTGCAGAAATTCTACCCAACCCCACTGGAACAGCACCCGGTATCATTTGGCAACCCCGTCCTGAAATCACGATTTTTACCTTTCCTGGTGTTCCCAGTGAAATGCATCCGATGTGGGAAGAAACAGCCGTCCCATTTCTCAAAAGTCAAGGTTGGGGTAAAGAAATTATTTACAGTCGGAGTTTAAAGTTTTGGGGTATTGGTGAATCTGCTTTGGCGGAAAAGGTTGCTTCCTATTTGAAGTTGCCAAATCCCACAGTAGCCCCTTATGCAGGTAAGGGGGAAGTAAGATTGCGAGTTTCTGCTAAAGCAAATTCAGAAGCAGCCGCAGAAGCCTTAATTGCGCCCATTGAGAAACAAATTAAAGAAATCGCCGGACTAGATTTTTACGGCGTTAATAATGATACTCTTGCTTCCGTGGTTGGTCAGTTGTTGCTTGCATCAAAAGAAACGCTTTCAGTAGCAGAATCTTGCACTGGTGGCGGACTGGGGCAAATGTTGACTGAGATTTCTGGGAGTTCTGATTACTTTTGGGGTGGAGTAATTTCTTATGACAATTCGGTGAAGGTTGGGCTGCTGGGGGTTAACCCAGAAGATTTAGATAAATTTGGAGCGGTAAGTGCTACCGTTGCAGAGCAAATGGCAATTGGAGTCAAAAACCGCCTTGCAACAACATGGGGATTGAGTATTACTGGTATTGCCGGCCCAACTGGAGGGACAGATACCAAGCCAGTGGGTTTAGTTTACGTTGGTTTGGCTGGGCCAAAGGATGAAGTGGCAAGTTTTGAGTATCAGTTTGGTACAGTACGAGGTCGAAATTTAATTCGTCATGTGAGTGCAAATGCAGCGTTGGATAATTTGCGCCGGAAGTTGTTGACGAGATCGGAGGAATGTTAA
- a CDS encoding HAS-barrel domain-containing protein → MRLPLPQFATGDRHPNHIAEVIETNSTEFLAQCLEPEDLSFPSMPPFGSWVCSVDEESGNQVYAVVYYATTMPIDSVHRARALGLSLQDLREEQPQIFAMLRTEFRAAIVGFEQSSQNRGYNQRIYQYLPPRPPQIHQAVYRCEPEAIIKFTEELDFLRTLLSINGAPVESLSAAAIRDVYQLRKADREWLIKAGRSLSVLLKDDYDRLRFILSQIHP, encoded by the coding sequence ATGCGCCTCCCCCTACCACAGTTTGCTACTGGCGATCGCCATCCCAACCACATTGCGGAGGTGATTGAGACTAATAGCACCGAATTTTTGGCCCAGTGTTTGGAACCGGAAGATTTGAGCTTTCCCTCCATGCCACCTTTTGGTAGTTGGGTCTGTTCTGTAGATGAAGAATCTGGCAATCAAGTTTATGCTGTGGTGTATTATGCCACAACTATGCCGATAGATTCCGTACACCGGGCCAGAGCTTTGGGGTTGTCATTGCAAGACTTACGCGAGGAACAACCCCAAATATTTGCCATGCTCAGAACTGAATTTCGGGCTGCGATCGTGGGATTTGAGCAGTCTTCCCAAAATCGAGGCTATAACCAAAGAATATATCAGTATCTACCACCCCGTCCCCCGCAAATTCATCAAGCTGTTTATCGGTGCGAACCAGAAGCAATCATTAAATTTACTGAAGAACTAGATTTTTTGCGGACACTGCTTTCTATAAACGGTGCGCCAGTAGAGTCTTTGAGTGCAGCTGCCATTCGAGATGTTTACCAGTTACGCAAAGCTGACCGAGAATGGCTAATTAAAGCTGGACGTAGCCTGAGCGTGCTACTTAAAGACGACTACGATCGCTTGCGGTTCATTTTGAGTCAAATCCATCCGTAG
- a CDS encoding UDP-glucose dehydrogenase family protein — MRVCVIGTGYVGLVTGACLAHIGHDVICVDNNEEKVKLMKSGQSPIFEPGLSEIMQSAIQTEKIHFTSDLAAGVAHGEILFIAVGTPPLPTGESDTRYVEAVARGIGENLNGGYKVIVNKSTVPIGSGDWVRMLVLDGTAERQKTLVTAGGVLSDEKLPEVAAQFDVISNPEFLREGSAVHDTFNPDRIVLGGNSQRAVALMQQLYAPIVERKYAEDQSLPPVPILATDLSSAEMIKYAANAFLATKISFINEVANICDRVGADVTQVAKGIGLDSRIGNKFLQAGIGWGGSCFPKDVAALIHTADDYGYEAQLLKAAVSVNERQRLIALEKLQQVLKILKGKTVGLLGLTFKPDTDDLRDAPALNLIEQLNRLGAKVKAYDPIVSQTGLRHGLSGVLVETDAERLADGCDALVLVTEWQQFSTLDYVKMAKLMAHPVIIDGRNFLDPEAMIRAGFQYVGVGR, encoded by the coding sequence ATGCGTGTTTGCGTGATTGGTACTGGTTACGTTGGTTTAGTTACAGGTGCTTGCTTGGCTCATATTGGCCATGATGTAATTTGCGTAGACAACAACGAAGAAAAAGTTAAGTTAATGAAGTCTGGACAGTCCCCAATTTTTGAGCCGGGACTCTCAGAAATTATGCAGTCTGCCATTCAAACAGAGAAGATTCATTTTACTAGTGATCTCGCTGCTGGAGTTGCCCACGGAGAAATTCTGTTTATTGCTGTGGGAACACCACCTTTACCCACAGGTGAAAGTGATACTCGTTATGTTGAAGCTGTAGCCCGTGGGATTGGGGAAAATCTCAACGGTGGTTATAAAGTCATAGTGAATAAATCTACAGTCCCCATTGGCTCAGGTGACTGGGTGCGGATGCTTGTTCTAGATGGTACTGCTGAACGGCAGAAAACACTAGTAACCGCAGGTGGGGTGTTGAGTGATGAGAAATTACCTGAGGTTGCAGCCCAGTTTGATGTGATCAGCAATCCAGAGTTTTTGCGCGAAGGTTCGGCAGTTCACGACACCTTCAACCCCGATCGCATTGTACTAGGAGGCAATAGTCAAAGGGCAGTAGCCTTGATGCAACAACTGTATGCCCCAATTGTGGAACGCAAGTATGCTGAGGATCAATCTTTACCCCCTGTGCCAATTTTGGCAACAGACCTGAGTTCGGCGGAGATGATCAAATACGCCGCTAATGCCTTTTTAGCCACTAAGATTAGTTTTATTAACGAAGTTGCTAATATTTGCGATCGCGTCGGTGCTGATGTCACCCAAGTAGCTAAAGGTATTGGTCTAGACTCCCGCATTGGTAACAAGTTTTTACAAGCTGGTATTGGTTGGGGCGGTTCTTGCTTTCCCAAAGATGTCGCTGCCCTGATTCACACTGCTGATGACTATGGTTATGAAGCCCAGCTACTGAAAGCTGCTGTCAGTGTCAACGAACGCCAGCGGTTGATTGCTCTGGAGAAACTCCAACAAGTTCTGAAAATTCTCAAAGGCAAAACAGTCGGACTACTCGGACTGACCTTCAAGCCAGATACCGACGACTTGCGCGACGCCCCAGCACTCAACCTAATTGAGCAGCTAAACCGACTAGGAGCCAAAGTCAAAGCCTACGACCCCATTGTTTCCCAAACAGGTCTACGTCATGGGCTTTCCGGTGTACTAGTAGAAACCGATGCCGAAAGACTTGCTGACGGCTGCGATGCTTTAGTACTCGTCACCGAATGGCAGCAGTTCAGCACTCTGGATTATGTGAAGATGGCAAAATTGATGGCTCACCCCGTTATCATCGATGGTCGTAACTTCCTCGACCCCGAAGCAATGATCCGGGCTGGATTCCAATATGTAGGCGTGGGAAGATAG
- a CDS encoding UDP-glucuronic acid decarboxylase family protein → MRILVTGGAGFIGSHLIDRLMTDGHELICLDNFYTGHKRNILKWLGHPYFELIRHDITEPIRLEVDQIYHLACPASPVHYQYNPVKTVKTNVMGTLNMLGLAKRVKARFFLASTSEVYGDPEVHPQPEEYRGSVNPIGIRSCYDEGKRIAETLAFDYYRQNKVDIRVARIFNTYGPRMLENDGRVVSNFIVQALRGNPLTVYGDGSQTRSFCYVSDLVEGFIRLMNGEYIGPVNLGNPGEYTILQLAQAVQNMINPDAQIKFETLPSDDPRRRQPDITKAKTWLNWEPTIPLQEGLKLTIEDFRDRIQSDVNNSTI, encoded by the coding sequence ATGAGAATTTTGGTGACGGGTGGTGCTGGGTTTATAGGTTCCCATCTCATCGACCGACTAATGACTGATGGGCATGAATTAATATGCTTGGATAATTTTTACACTGGTCACAAACGCAATATCCTTAAATGGTTAGGTCATCCGTACTTTGAACTGATCCGCCACGATATTACCGAACCAATTCGGTTAGAAGTGGATCAAATTTATCATTTAGCTTGTCCTGCTTCTCCAGTACATTACCAGTACAACCCAGTTAAAACTGTAAAAACTAACGTGATGGGAACACTGAATATGTTGGGGCTGGCTAAACGTGTGAAAGCTAGGTTTTTCTTGGCTTCAACTAGTGAAGTATACGGAGATCCAGAAGTTCATCCCCAACCCGAAGAGTATAGGGGTAGCGTCAATCCCATTGGGATACGTTCATGCTACGACGAAGGCAAAAGAATTGCTGAGACTCTAGCATTTGATTACTACAGGCAAAATAAAGTTGATATTCGAGTTGCTCGGATTTTCAATACCTACGGACCGAGAATGTTAGAAAACGATGGTCGGGTGGTGAGCAACTTTATAGTTCAAGCCTTGCGAGGTAATCCTTTAACCGTGTACGGTGATGGTTCACAAACTCGTAGTTTCTGCTACGTTTCCGATTTAGTGGAAGGATTCATCCGCCTGATGAATGGCGAGTACATTGGCCCAGTAAATTTGGGCAATCCTGGTGAATACACCATTTTACAATTAGCACAAGCAGTGCAAAATATGATCAACCCGGACGCACAGATTAAGTTCGAGACACTACCTTCGGACGATCCCCGGCGTCGCCAGCCTGATATCACAAAGGCAAAAACTTGGTTAAATTGGGAACCTACAATTCCTCTGCAAGAGGGGTTAAAACTAACAATAGAAGATTTTCGCGATCGCATTCAAAGCGATGTCAATAATTCAACTATTTAA
- a CDS encoding cation:proton antiporter domain-containing protein: MELISQVLVLEPTSQVLGKEPIVPFAILLVVILVIPIMFERLRLPGLVGLVFSGLVLGPSGWNLFESDSPLINLLSDIGLIYLLFVTGLEVDLEQFRRQKSRAFGFASLTFSVPLVMGTLVGLILGAGWNTSILIGSLFASYTLLAYPIISRLGVVNNEAVTVTIGAKIFTDIGAVLILAVCVGITHAGAFSFAKLLTLSGWLTIYSVAVVTGFDWAGKEFFKRSGDDEGNKFLFVLLSVFLAAVGAQLIGVEKIVGAFLAGLAVNEAVGEGPVKEKVVFIGSVLFIPIFFVDLGLLINLPASVNNLDTLKLTLLMIVGLIVSKLIAALFTKLVYRYKWQEMLTIWSLSLPQVATTLAATLVGYRAELLPLEVLHSVIVLMLVTSTLGPLMTSRIAVGLNFSPAEDPAPPLPDQNAPETDSAFTIVVPVYNPQTEQYLIEMAALLARQSQGKIVPLAIAAAAAQMDAPQLEASLQRSERLLTKATAQSRVLGVAAEPLLRIDDAFAQGISRAAREQKANLIVMGWGKRTGLRARLFGNVIDGVLWASHCPVAVTRLVESPKKIQRILVPVENLTSPILQPVQFAQMLAEANQSHITVLNVCDRRTSSSKIAWRRSHLSLLVSKLALTNTPEIQIIAHENVAQAILQAARLYDLVVLPFIRNRTSPGGLAISDVTTQLARQLTCSIIMLGEPQSTQTTNIVMSNPVTSITSAV; this comes from the coding sequence ATGGAACTCATATCACAAGTTCTTGTTCTGGAACCAACTTCCCAAGTTCTTGGCAAGGAACCAATTGTTCCCTTTGCTATTTTGCTGGTGGTCATCTTAGTTATACCTATCATGTTTGAGCGGCTAAGATTACCAGGATTAGTGGGTTTGGTTTTCTCAGGGCTAGTACTTGGGCCCTCAGGCTGGAATCTATTTGAGTCTGACTCGCCGCTGATTAACCTCCTATCAGACATTGGGTTAATTTACTTGCTGTTTGTCACAGGACTAGAAGTTGATCTAGAACAGTTCCGCCGCCAGAAAAGTCGTGCCTTTGGGTTTGCTAGCTTGACTTTCAGTGTACCCCTGGTGATGGGAACCTTAGTAGGGTTAATTTTAGGAGCTGGCTGGAATACTTCAATATTAATTGGCTCTTTATTCGCTTCCTATACCCTTTTGGCATATCCCATAATCAGCCGTTTAGGAGTGGTAAACAATGAAGCTGTTACTGTCACCATTGGAGCTAAGATTTTTACAGATATTGGTGCAGTGCTGATATTAGCGGTTTGTGTAGGCATCACTCATGCTGGAGCATTCAGCTTTGCTAAACTACTCACCCTGTCGGGTTGGTTAACTATTTACTCTGTTGCTGTTGTCACAGGCTTTGATTGGGCAGGCAAAGAATTTTTCAAACGATCTGGAGACGACGAAGGAAACAAGTTTTTGTTTGTGTTGCTTTCTGTGTTTCTGGCGGCTGTGGGCGCTCAATTGATTGGGGTAGAAAAAATTGTTGGTGCTTTTTTAGCGGGTTTGGCGGTGAATGAAGCTGTGGGTGAAGGCCCAGTCAAAGAAAAGGTGGTATTTATTGGCAGTGTGCTATTTATTCCCATTTTCTTTGTTGACCTTGGCTTACTGATCAATCTACCTGCCTCTGTGAACAACCTGGACACGCTCAAGTTAACGCTGTTGATGATAGTCGGTTTGATTGTCAGTAAATTAATTGCAGCTTTGTTCACAAAACTGGTTTACCGCTATAAGTGGCAAGAAATGCTAACCATCTGGTCGCTATCACTTCCCCAGGTTGCTACAACCCTAGCAGCAACGTTAGTGGGATATCGGGCTGAGTTGCTGCCACTAGAAGTATTACACAGTGTCATTGTCTTAATGCTTGTCACATCAACCTTGGGGCCGTTGATGACTAGTAGAATAGCTGTTGGTTTGAATTTCTCACCAGCCGAAGATCCAGCACCACCTCTACCTGACCAAAACGCACCAGAAACAGACAGTGCTTTTACTATAGTCGTACCTGTTTATAATCCTCAGACTGAGCAGTATTTGATTGAAATGGCGGCATTATTAGCGCGTCAGTCTCAAGGCAAAATTGTACCACTAGCGATCGCTGCTGCTGCTGCTCAGATGGATGCACCGCAGTTAGAAGCTTCTCTACAACGCAGTGAGCGGTTGTTGACCAAAGCCACGGCCCAAAGTCGAGTATTGGGTGTGGCCGCAGAACCACTGCTGCGAATTGATGATGCCTTTGCTCAGGGAATTAGCAGAGCTGCTCGTGAACAAAAAGCTAATTTAATTGTTATGGGTTGGGGTAAACGGACTGGGTTGCGAGCACGTTTATTTGGGAATGTGATTGATGGTGTGCTTTGGGCATCCCATTGTCCAGTAGCGGTGACACGTCTAGTAGAATCACCGAAAAAAATTCAGCGCATCTTAGTACCAGTAGAAAACTTAACATCACCTATATTACAGCCTGTGCAATTTGCCCAGATGCTGGCAGAGGCAAATCAGAGCCACATTACTGTGCTGAATGTGTGCGATCGCCGCACTAGTTCCAGTAAAATTGCTTGGAGGCGATCGCATCTCTCCCTATTGGTATCTAAATTAGCTTTGACCAATACCCCAGAAATTCAAATTATCGCTCATGAAAATGTTGCCCAAGCAATTTTGCAGGCAGCACGATTATATGATTTAGTCGTTTTACCTTTTATACGTAATCGTACCAGTCCTGGAGGGTTAGCCATTAGCGATGTCACAACCCAGTTAGCCAGACAACTCACCTGCTCCATTATCATGCTTGGAGAACCGCAAAGCACTCAAACCACAAATATAGTTATGTCTAACCCGGTTACCAGCATTACATCTGCTGTATGA
- a CDS encoding cytochrome c peroxidase, whose amino-acid sequence MIPSNGALAMLLVLILMLFWIYLKYKTRIVSRYSRPLAIFIIVSLAIAGGGIVSAVTPNPAPLNNITSLPAATTGDPNPANPPLLTAVAQPSNLGDFVQDQTALLKLGKSLFWDMQLGSDGIQSCATCHFHAGADNRSKNQINPGFLASLKDTTFQVGGGANYQLTAADFPFHKLADPDDRTSTVISDTNDIASSQGVFNSVINNTVPGQPEDSTTSVPDPDGFQVNGINVRRVEPRNTPTVINTIFNKLQFWDGRAKETFNGVNIKGAADFNAKVYIATTSRQLTPVSVSLNNSSLASLVTGPLLSPFETSAGGRTLPQVGAKFLRKKGQKLKSLRPLGKQVVHRQDSVLGSDSRSPKPGLDTASYDKLIRQAFKKQWWKSKSIIQVDSNGVPTVLGKNDDGNESEEGLTLPTNQFSLRDWNFSLFSGLAMQKYISTLVSDQTPFDKFQAGNTNALTDQEKSGLTVFVNNPANGGGNCNICHTIPEFTTASVRRTAGVASTDSTDPLINNPTNGFFPNYGVRPASDDPGAGNTTKSVFKAPALRNIGLTAPYMHNGGKATLEQVVDFYNRGRGDDGGRAPAVLNLTDTKKADLVAFLRTGLTDQRVLLEQAPFDHPQLFIPNGHPGNQSSVTASGNTNGTPTATDQLVEIPAVGRNGVITPKPNFLE is encoded by the coding sequence ATGATACCCTCAAATGGTGCATTAGCAATGTTACTAGTGCTAATTTTGATGCTTTTTTGGATTTATTTAAAATATAAAACCAGAATAGTATCAAGATATTCACGCCCTCTGGCAATTTTCATCATAGTTTCTCTGGCGATCGCTGGTGGAGGTATTGTATCGGCAGTAACACCAAACCCGGCTCCCCTAAATAACATAACCAGTTTACCAGCGGCTACAACTGGAGACCCTAACCCAGCGAACCCACCACTCCTGACAGCAGTGGCTCAACCAAGCAATCTCGGAGACTTTGTTCAAGACCAAACAGCCCTACTCAAGCTAGGAAAATCCCTATTCTGGGATATGCAGCTTGGTAGTGACGGCATTCAGTCCTGTGCTACTTGTCACTTTCATGCCGGAGCTGATAACAGATCAAAGAATCAAATCAATCCTGGTTTTTTGGCATCACTGAAAGATACAACTTTCCAGGTAGGTGGTGGTGCAAACTATCAACTCACGGCGGCAGATTTTCCATTTCACAAACTGGCAGATCCTGATGATCGAACCAGTACAGTTATTTCTGACACTAACGATATCGCCTCATCCCAAGGTGTGTTTAACAGTGTTATTAATAACACTGTTCCGGGTCAACCAGAGGATTCGACTACATCTGTGCCAGATCCAGACGGCTTTCAAGTCAATGGAATTAATGTGCGTCGAGTTGAGCCGCGTAATACTCCAACGGTAATTAATACAATCTTCAACAAACTCCAGTTTTGGGATGGTCGCGCCAAGGAAACCTTCAATGGGGTGAATATAAAAGGAGCAGCAGACTTTAATGCTAAAGTTTACATAGCTACAACATCAAGGCAATTAACTCCTGTTTCCGTTTCGCTCAACAATTCCTCTCTAGCTTCCCTAGTAACCGGACCACTATTGAGTCCATTTGAGACATCTGCTGGTGGTCGTACTTTACCTCAAGTCGGTGCTAAGTTTCTGCGGAAAAAAGGTCAGAAGCTCAAAAGCCTCAGACCCTTAGGTAAACAAGTTGTACATCGGCAAGACAGTGTTTTAGGATCTGACAGTCGATCCCCCAAGCCCGGTCTGGATACCGCATCCTATGATAAGCTGATTCGGCAAGCCTTTAAGAAGCAATGGTGGAAGTCAAAGTCAATCATTCAAGTTGACAGTAATGGAGTGCCAACAGTCCTCGGCAAAAATGATGATGGTAATGAGAGTGAGGAAGGACTGACTTTACCTACAAATCAGTTTTCGCTTAGGGATTGGAATTTCTCCTTATTCTCTGGGTTAGCAATGCAAAAGTATATCTCTACTCTTGTGTCTGACCAGACACCTTTTGATAAATTCCAAGCGGGAAATACCAATGCTCTCACCGATCAGGAAAAAAGCGGTCTGACTGTGTTTGTTAATAATCCGGCTAATGGTGGTGGTAATTGTAATATTTGCCATACGATTCCAGAATTCACTACGGCTTCGGTGAGAAGAACCGCAGGAGTAGCTTCAACTGATTCAACTGATCCGCTGATTAATAATCCAACTAACGGCTTCTTCCCTAACTACGGTGTCAGACCTGCCTCAGATGATCCAGGAGCCGGAAACACTACCAAATCAGTGTTCAAAGCACCTGCCCTCCGTAACATCGGCTTGACAGCTCCATATATGCATAACGGTGGGAAGGCAACTCTGGAGCAAGTAGTAGACTTTTACAATCGTGGTCGAGGTGACGACGGTGGACGTGCCCCAGCAGTATTGAACTTAACCGATACTAAAAAAGCTGATTTGGTCGCTTTCTTAAGAACCGGACTTACCGATCAGCGAGTCCTCCTTGAACAAGCACCCTTTGACCATCCGCAATTGTTCATTCCCAATGGACATCCCGGCAATCAAAGTTCAGTGACTGCCAGTGGCAATACTAATGGAACTCCTACGGCTACAGATCAGCTAGTGGAAATACCCGCAGTTGGTCGTAATGGTGTCATTACTCCCAAGCCAAATTTCTTAGAGTAA
- a CDS encoding type II toxin-antitoxin system VapC family toxin: MIIVDTGFWLALANRNDLYHSQAITVLANVNKPLITTWAVVTETCYLLLTKMGNHAQVSFINNLFLEVFTAHIPHE, translated from the coding sequence ATGATTATCGTTGACACTGGCTTTTGGTTAGCCTTAGCAAATCGAAATGACTTGTACCACAGTCAAGCAATAACAGTACTTGCCAATGTCAATAAACCTCTGATTACGACTTGGGCTGTTGTTACAGAAACTTGCTATCTACTACTAACAAAGATGGGCAACCACGCGCAAGTAAGTTTTATCAATAACTTATTTTTAGAGGTATTTACAGCCCACATTCCGCACGAGTAA